A window of Choloepus didactylus isolate mChoDid1 chromosome 21, mChoDid1.pri, whole genome shotgun sequence contains these coding sequences:
- the LOC119517171 gene encoding formin-like protein 5, which translates to MPLEPRPSVPTVARHVPGASAGEHRENPGDPPPPRLSRGPPQGPRHVNEPGSRVTCRGLQGRRAVAAAPRRFRRERRRPCGARGAEVSPRRRRRRRRGAAPRPRVTRHRGARRAAILLQTQTERSGRRGSASAPSPPPPPPPPPSPARRPPPRDPSLAPPAVSARQLRGPRPAAGPAASPPPTLRAGRAELREPEAERGPPARTLPRLLPAGRPPPAARCARPPGLSPPPPGCGSRPRAPGGHVVLAARASACPAALVTVAPAGLAPVLSAPGAAARPAEGAATPMPHVPGESPHPGCLADLAGAGGVVKSKRAVSGANLDAFPVSQSTSAASAPKIPAGEQRWCSLMGSPASPCRPGRTPAPAGLGLPAPKPGPLGRLPDLAPRHSSSRATAPHTRPFLFFQLPVSSAWCEPPSLCLLLTTRDTKRSSALPLLLCHIRNSDCSCFMPSTKNADGPETRLAGSSPAL; encoded by the exons ATGCCACTAGAGCCGCGACCCTCAGTCCCGACGGTCGCGCGTCACGTGCCGGGGGCCAGCGCGGGGGAGCACAGGGAGAACCCCGgggacccacccccaccccgactcTCCCGCGGTCCGCCGCAGGGCCCGCGTCACGTGAACGAACCGGGCTCCCGGGTCACGTGCCGAGGGCTCCAGGGACGGCGGGCGGTCGCGGCCGCGCCCCGCCGGTTTCGCCGGGAGCGCCGGAGGCCGTGCGGGGCCCGAGGCGCGGAGGTAAGCCCccgccggcggcggcggcggcggaggggGGCGGCCCCGCGTCCCCGCGTCACGCGTCACCGTGGTGCGAGGCGGGCAGCCATCTTGCTACAAACACAAACAGAGAGGAGCGGCCGCCGCGGGAGCGCCAGCGCCCCCTcccccccgccgccgccgccgccgccgccgtcccCGGCCCGCCGCCCCCCGCCCCGGGACCCGAGCCTCGCGCCGCCCGCGGTAAGCGCCCGGCAGCTCCGCGGACCCCGGCCCGCAGCCGGGCCTGCGGCCAGCCCGCCCCCGACGCTGAGGGCGGGCCGCGCCGAGCTGCGAGAGCCAGAGGCAGAGCGCGGGCCGCCGGCGCGGACCCTCCCCCGTCTCCTCCCCGCGGgccgcccgccgcccgccgcccggTGCGCCCGCCCTCCCGGCCTCTCCCCGCCGCCCCCGGGATGCGGCTCGCGGCCCCGGGCCCCGGGGG GGCACGTTGTCCTCGCCGCCCGGGCCTCCGCCTGCCCGGCCGCGCTCGTAACGGTGGCTCCTGCGGGCCTAGCCCCTGTTCTGTCTGCCCCGGGCGCCGCAGCCCGCCCCGCCGAGGGCGCCGCGACCCCCATGCCCCACGTCCCGGGAGAGTCCCCCCATCCGGGGTGCTTGGCGGACTTAGCTGGGGCTGGCGGGGTCGTCAAGTCCAAACGTGCCGTGTCTGGGGCCAACCTCGACGCCTTTCCCGTTAGCCAGAGCACCTCGGCGGCTTCTGCCCCGAAAATTCCTGCCGGCGAGCAGCGTTGGTGCTCGCTCATGGGGTCACCCGCCTCTCCTTGCCGGCCGGGCCGGACTCCTGCCCCAGCAGGGCTGGGGCTGCCCGCCCCCAAGCCAGGCCCCCTCGGCCGCCTTCCCGACCTGGCCCCCCGACACAGCAGCTCTCGGGCCACAGCCCCTCACACtcggccttttctttttttccaa CTTCCCGTCTCCTCGGCCTGGTGTGAGCCGCCTTCCCTCTGTCTGCTCCTTACAACCCGGGACACAAAG AGGAGCAGCGCACTGCCACTTCTCCTGTGTCACATCAGAAACTCGGACTGTTCGTGCTTCATG CCTTCCACCAAGAACGCTGATGGCCCGGAGACCAGGCTGGCAGGCTCATCGCCCGCCCTCTAG
- the GIGYF1 gene encoding GRB10-interacting GYF protein 1 isoform X2 encodes MAAETLNFGPEWLRALSSGGSVASPPPSPAMPKYKLADYRYGREEMLALYVKENKVPEELQDKEFAAVLQEEPLQPLALEPLTEEEQRNFSLSVNSAAVLRLMGKGAGPSLGSTSRGRGSTRSRGRGRGDSCFYQRSIEEGDGAFGRNPREIQRSQSWDDRGERRFEKSARRDGARSGFEEGGAGPRKEHARSDSENWRSLREEQEEEEEGSWRLGAGPRRDSDRWRSASPDGGPRSAGWREHGERRRKFEFDLRGDRGGCGEEEGRAGGVSSHLRRARGPDGFDDDKDGLPEWCLDDEDEEMGTFDASGAFLPLKKGPKEPIPEEQELDFQGLEEEEDEPSEGLEEEGPEGGGKDVTPLPPQEEKPSSPSPLPALGPLWGASGEGDEAVEKDLPVAEGDDMGGIQLSPGVGSPPGPPGDLEDDEGLKHLQQEAEKLVASLQDSSLEEEQFTAAMQAQGLRHSAAATALPLSHGAARKWFYKDPQGEIQGPFTTQEMAEWFQAGYFSMSLLVKRGCDEGFQPLGEVIKMWGRVPFAPGPSPPPLLGNMDQERLKKQQELAAAALYQQLQHQQFFQLVNSRQLPQCALREKAALGGPPPLSAFLQQLQALKAPRGGDQNLLPTMNRSLSVPDSGSLWDIHTSASSQSGGEASLWDIPVNSSTQGPILEQLQLQHKFQERREVELRAKREEEERKRREEKRRQQQQEEQKRRQEEEELFRRKQVRQQELLLKLLQQQAVATVPVPPAPNSPPPLWAGLAKQGLSMKALLELQLEGERQLHKQPLPREPSRTQAPNHRVLGGLGSAPLSQWVSEAGPLWGGPDKSGGSSGGPGLWEDTLKSGGSLARSLGLKNSRSSPSLSDSYSHLSGRPVRKKTEEEEKLLKLLQGIPRPQDGFTQWCEQMLHTLSTTGSLDVPMAVAILKEVESPYDVHDYIRSCLGDTLEAKEFAKQFLERRAKQKASQQRQQQQEAWLSSASLQSAFQTNHSAPLGPGEGSKAKRRALMLHADPSILGYSLHGSSGEIESVDDY; translated from the exons ATGGCAGCAGAGACCCTCAACTTTGGGCCTGAGTG GCTGAGGGCCCTTTCCAGCGGGGGTAGCgtggcctccccacccccatcccccgcCATGCCCAAATACAAGCTGGCCGACTATCGCTACGGGCGAGAGGAGATGCTGGCTCTCTACGTCAAGGAGAACAAG GTCCCAGAGGAGCTGCAGGACAAGGAATTTGCTGCCGTGTTGCAGGAGGAGCCTCTGCAGCCCCTGGCCCTGGAGCCTCTGACTGAGGAGGAGCAG AGGAACTTCTCCCTGTCAGTGAACAGTGCAGCTGTGCTGAGGCTGATGGGAAAGGGGGCTGGGCCCTCCCTCGGCAGCACCTCTCGGGGCAGGGGCAGCACGCGGAGCCGAG GCCGTGGCCGCGGTGACAGTTGCTTTTACCAAAGAAGCATTGAAGAAGGCGATGGGGCCTTTGGACGAAACCCCAGGGAGATCCAGCGTAGCCAGAGTTGGGATGACAG AGGCGAGAGGCGGTTTGAGAAGTCAGCAAGGAGGGATGGAG CCCGATCAGGGTTCGAGGAGGGAGGGGCTGGCCCGAGGAAGGAGCATGCCCGCTCCGACAGTGAGAACTGGCGTTCTCTGCgcgaggagcaggaggaggaggaggagggcagcTGGCGACTTGGGGCTGGACCCCGACGAGACAGCGACCGCTGGCGCTCAGCCAGCCCTG ATGGCGGCCCCCGCTCTGCTGGCTGGCGGGAACACGGGGAGCGGCGTCGCAAGTTTGAGTTTGATCTGCGAGGGGATCGTGGAGGGTGTGGTGAAGAGGAGGGGCGGGCTGGGGGGGTCAGCTCTCACCTCCGGAGGGCCCGAGGGCCCGACGGCTTTGACGACGACAAGGATGGGCTCCCAGAGTGGTGCCTGGATGACGAGGATGAAGAGATGGGCACCTTTGACGCTTCCGGGGCCTTCTTGCCTCTCAAG AAGGGCCCTAAGGAGCCAATTCCTGAGGAGCAGGAGCTGGATTTCCAGGGTCTGGAAGAAGAGGAGGATGAGCCTTCCGAAggcctggaggaggaggggccGGAGGGGG GTGGGAAGGATGTGACCCCACTGCCGCCTCAGGAGGAGAAGCCCAGCTCCCCGTCCCCACTACCTGCCTTGGGCCCCCTCTGGGGAGCCAGTGGGGAAGGTGACGAAGCTGTGGAGAAAGACCTCCCGGTGGCAGAAG gAGATGACATGGGGGGCATCCAGCTGAGTCCTGGGGTGGGCTCACCCCCCGGCCCACCGGGAGATTTGGAAGATGATGAAGGCTTGAAGCACCTGCAGCAG GAGGCGGAGAAGCTGGTGGCCTCCCTGCAGGACAGCTCCCTGGAGGAGGAGCAGTTCACAGCCGCCATGCAGGCCCAGGGCCTGCGCCACTCCGCGGCCGCCACTGCCCTCCCGCTCAGCCATGGCGCAGCCCGCAAGTGGTTCTACAAGGACCCGCAGGGGGAGATCCAAG GCCCcttcacaacacaagagatggcaGAGTGGTTCCAGGCTGGCTATTTCTCAATGTCACTGCTTGTGAAGCGGGGCTGTGATGAGGGCTTCCAACCCCTGGGGGAGGTGATCAAGATGTGGGGTCGCGTGCCCTTTGCCCCAGGGCCCTCACCCCCACCTTTGCTG GGAAACATGGATCAGGAGCGGCTGAAGAAGCAACAGGAGCTGGCAGCGGCCGCCTTGTACCAGCAGCTGCAGCACCAGCAGTTTTTTCAGCTGGTCAACAG CCGCCAGCTCCCTCAGTGTGCGCTCCGGGAAAAGGCAGCTCTGGGAGGCCCGCCGCCGCTCTCGGCCTTCCTGCAGCAGCTCCAGGCTCTCAAGGCCCCCAG AGGTGGGGACCAGAACCTGCTCCCAACGATGAATCGTTCCTTGTCGGTGCCGGATTCGGGCTCCCTGTGGGACATACATACCTCAGCTTCATCACAGTCAG GTGGTGAGGCCAGTCTTTGGGACATACCAGTTAACTCTTCGACTCAGGGTCCAATTCTAGAACAACTCCAGCTGCAGCATAAA TTCCAAGAGCGCAGAGAAGTGGAGCTCAGGGCGAAGCGGGAGGAGGAGGAGCGGAAGCGCCGGGAGGAGAAGCGACGGCAGCAGCAGCAAGAGGAGCAGAAGCGGcgacaggaggaggaggagctgttTCGGCGCAAGCAG GTGCGGCAGCAGGAGCTCCTGCTGAAGCTGTTGCAGCAGCAGGCAGTGGCCACCGTGCCCGTGCCCCCTGCacccaactccccacccccactctgggCTGGCCTGGCCAAGCAGGGCCTCTCCATGAAGGCGCTGCTCGAGCTGCAGCTGGAGGGCGAACGGCAGCTGCACAAGCAGCCCCTGCCTCGGGAGCCATCGCGGACTCAGGCCCCCAACCACCGTGTG CTCGGGGGCCTGGGCAGCGCCCCCCTGTCCCAGTGGGTGTCTGAGGCTGGGCCGCTCTGGGGCGGGCCCGACAAGAGTGGGGGCAGCAGTGGCGGCCCGGGGCTCTGGGAGGACACCCTCAAGAGTGGCGGGAGCCTGGCCCGCAGCCTTGGCCTGAAGAACAGCCGGAGCAGCCCCTCGCTCAG TGACTCGTACAGTCACCTCTCGGGGCGGCCTGTGCGCAAGaagacagaggaggaggagaagctgCTGAAGCTGCTCCAGGGCATCCCCCGGCCCCAGGATGGCTTCACCCAGTGGTGTGAGCAGATGCTGCACACGCTGAGCACCACGGGCAGCCTGGATG TGCCCATGGCCGTAGCGATCCTCAAAGAGGTGGAGTCCCCCTATGACGTCCACGACTATATCCGTTCCTGCCTGGGGGACACGCTGGAAGCCAAAGAATTTGCCAAACAATTCCTGGAGCGGAGGGCCAAGCAGAAAGCCAGccagcagcggcagcagcagcag GAGGCCTGGCTGAGCAGCGCCTCCCTGCAGTCAGCCTTTCAGACCAACCACAGCGCCCCGCTGGGCCCCGGGGAGGGCAGCAAAGCCAAGAGGCGCGCCCTGATGCTGCACGCGGACCCCAGCATCCTGG GGTACTCCCTGCACGGCTCCTCTGGAGAGATCGAGAGCGTGGATGACTACTGA
- the GIGYF1 gene encoding GRB10-interacting GYF protein 1 isoform X3, translating to MAAETLNFGPEWLRALSSGGSVASPPPSPAMPKYKLADYRYGREEMLALYVKENKVPEELQDKEFAAVLQEEPLQPLALEPLTEEEQRNFSLSVNSAAVLRLMGKGAGPSLGSTSRGRGSTRSRGRGRGDSCFYQRSIEEGDGAFGRNPREIQRSQSWDDRGERRFEKSARRDGARSGFEEGGAGPRKEHARSDSENWRSLREEQEEEEEGSWRLGAGPRRDSDRWRSASPDGGPRSAGWREHGERRRKFEFDLRGDRGGCGEEEGRAGGVSSHLRRARGPDGFDDDKDGLPEWCLDDEDEEMGTFDASGAFLPLKKGPKEPIPEEQELDFQGLEEEEDEPSEGLEEEGPEGGGKDVTPLPPQEEKPSSPSPLPALGPLWGASGEGDEAVEKDLPVAEGDDMGGIQLSPGVGSPPGPPGDLEDDEGLKHLQQEAEKLVASLQDSSLEEEQFTAAMQAQGLRHSAAATALPLSHGAARKWFYKDPQGEIQGPFTTQEMAEWFQAGYFSMSLLVKRGCDEGFQPLGEVIKMWGRVPFAPGPSPPPLLGNMDQERLKKQQELAAAALYQQLQHQQFFQLVNSRQLPQCALREKAALGGPPPLSAFLQQLQALKAPRGGDQNLLPTMNRSLSVPDSGSLWDIHTSASSQSGGEASLWDIPVNSSTQGPILEQLQLQHKFQERREVELRAKREEEERKRREEKRRQQQQEEQKRRQEEEELFRRKQVRQQELLLKLLQQQAVATVPVPPAPNSPPPLWAGLAKQGLSMKALLELQLEGERQLHKQPLPREPSRTQAPNHRVQLGGLGSAPLSQWVSEAGPLWGGPDKSGGSSGGPGLWEDTLKSGGSLARSLGLKNSRSSPSLSDSYSHLSGRPVRKKTEEEEKLLKLLQGIPRPQDGFTQWCEQMLHTLSTTGSLDVPMAVAILKEVESPYDVHDYIRSCLGDTLEAKEFAKQFLERRAKQKASQQRQQQQSAFQTNHSAPLGPGEGSKAKRRALMLHADPSILGYSLHGSSGEIESVDDY from the exons ATGGCAGCAGAGACCCTCAACTTTGGGCCTGAGTG GCTGAGGGCCCTTTCCAGCGGGGGTAGCgtggcctccccacccccatcccccgcCATGCCCAAATACAAGCTGGCCGACTATCGCTACGGGCGAGAGGAGATGCTGGCTCTCTACGTCAAGGAGAACAAG GTCCCAGAGGAGCTGCAGGACAAGGAATTTGCTGCCGTGTTGCAGGAGGAGCCTCTGCAGCCCCTGGCCCTGGAGCCTCTGACTGAGGAGGAGCAG AGGAACTTCTCCCTGTCAGTGAACAGTGCAGCTGTGCTGAGGCTGATGGGAAAGGGGGCTGGGCCCTCCCTCGGCAGCACCTCTCGGGGCAGGGGCAGCACGCGGAGCCGAG GCCGTGGCCGCGGTGACAGTTGCTTTTACCAAAGAAGCATTGAAGAAGGCGATGGGGCCTTTGGACGAAACCCCAGGGAGATCCAGCGTAGCCAGAGTTGGGATGACAG AGGCGAGAGGCGGTTTGAGAAGTCAGCAAGGAGGGATGGAG CCCGATCAGGGTTCGAGGAGGGAGGGGCTGGCCCGAGGAAGGAGCATGCCCGCTCCGACAGTGAGAACTGGCGTTCTCTGCgcgaggagcaggaggaggaggaggagggcagcTGGCGACTTGGGGCTGGACCCCGACGAGACAGCGACCGCTGGCGCTCAGCCAGCCCTG ATGGCGGCCCCCGCTCTGCTGGCTGGCGGGAACACGGGGAGCGGCGTCGCAAGTTTGAGTTTGATCTGCGAGGGGATCGTGGAGGGTGTGGTGAAGAGGAGGGGCGGGCTGGGGGGGTCAGCTCTCACCTCCGGAGGGCCCGAGGGCCCGACGGCTTTGACGACGACAAGGATGGGCTCCCAGAGTGGTGCCTGGATGACGAGGATGAAGAGATGGGCACCTTTGACGCTTCCGGGGCCTTCTTGCCTCTCAAG AAGGGCCCTAAGGAGCCAATTCCTGAGGAGCAGGAGCTGGATTTCCAGGGTCTGGAAGAAGAGGAGGATGAGCCTTCCGAAggcctggaggaggaggggccGGAGGGGG GTGGGAAGGATGTGACCCCACTGCCGCCTCAGGAGGAGAAGCCCAGCTCCCCGTCCCCACTACCTGCCTTGGGCCCCCTCTGGGGAGCCAGTGGGGAAGGTGACGAAGCTGTGGAGAAAGACCTCCCGGTGGCAGAAG gAGATGACATGGGGGGCATCCAGCTGAGTCCTGGGGTGGGCTCACCCCCCGGCCCACCGGGAGATTTGGAAGATGATGAAGGCTTGAAGCACCTGCAGCAG GAGGCGGAGAAGCTGGTGGCCTCCCTGCAGGACAGCTCCCTGGAGGAGGAGCAGTTCACAGCCGCCATGCAGGCCCAGGGCCTGCGCCACTCCGCGGCCGCCACTGCCCTCCCGCTCAGCCATGGCGCAGCCCGCAAGTGGTTCTACAAGGACCCGCAGGGGGAGATCCAAG GCCCcttcacaacacaagagatggcaGAGTGGTTCCAGGCTGGCTATTTCTCAATGTCACTGCTTGTGAAGCGGGGCTGTGATGAGGGCTTCCAACCCCTGGGGGAGGTGATCAAGATGTGGGGTCGCGTGCCCTTTGCCCCAGGGCCCTCACCCCCACCTTTGCTG GGAAACATGGATCAGGAGCGGCTGAAGAAGCAACAGGAGCTGGCAGCGGCCGCCTTGTACCAGCAGCTGCAGCACCAGCAGTTTTTTCAGCTGGTCAACAG CCGCCAGCTCCCTCAGTGTGCGCTCCGGGAAAAGGCAGCTCTGGGAGGCCCGCCGCCGCTCTCGGCCTTCCTGCAGCAGCTCCAGGCTCTCAAGGCCCCCAG AGGTGGGGACCAGAACCTGCTCCCAACGATGAATCGTTCCTTGTCGGTGCCGGATTCGGGCTCCCTGTGGGACATACATACCTCAGCTTCATCACAGTCAG GTGGTGAGGCCAGTCTTTGGGACATACCAGTTAACTCTTCGACTCAGGGTCCAATTCTAGAACAACTCCAGCTGCAGCATAAA TTCCAAGAGCGCAGAGAAGTGGAGCTCAGGGCGAAGCGGGAGGAGGAGGAGCGGAAGCGCCGGGAGGAGAAGCGACGGCAGCAGCAGCAAGAGGAGCAGAAGCGGcgacaggaggaggaggagctgttTCGGCGCAAGCAG GTGCGGCAGCAGGAGCTCCTGCTGAAGCTGTTGCAGCAGCAGGCAGTGGCCACCGTGCCCGTGCCCCCTGCacccaactccccacccccactctgggCTGGCCTGGCCAAGCAGGGCCTCTCCATGAAGGCGCTGCTCGAGCTGCAGCTGGAGGGCGAACGGCAGCTGCACAAGCAGCCCCTGCCTCGGGAGCCATCGCGGACTCAGGCCCCCAACCACCGTGTG CAGCTCGGGGGCCTGGGCAGCGCCCCCCTGTCCCAGTGGGTGTCTGAGGCTGGGCCGCTCTGGGGCGGGCCCGACAAGAGTGGGGGCAGCAGTGGCGGCCCGGGGCTCTGGGAGGACACCCTCAAGAGTGGCGGGAGCCTGGCCCGCAGCCTTGGCCTGAAGAACAGCCGGAGCAGCCCCTCGCTCAG TGACTCGTACAGTCACCTCTCGGGGCGGCCTGTGCGCAAGaagacagaggaggaggagaagctgCTGAAGCTGCTCCAGGGCATCCCCCGGCCCCAGGATGGCTTCACCCAGTGGTGTGAGCAGATGCTGCACACGCTGAGCACCACGGGCAGCCTGGATG TGCCCATGGCCGTAGCGATCCTCAAAGAGGTGGAGTCCCCCTATGACGTCCACGACTATATCCGTTCCTGCCTGGGGGACACGCTGGAAGCCAAAGAATTTGCCAAACAATTCCTGGAGCGGAGGGCCAAGCAGAAAGCCAGccagcagcggcagcagcagcag TCAGCCTTTCAGACCAACCACAGCGCCCCGCTGGGCCCCGGGGAGGGCAGCAAAGCCAAGAGGCGCGCCCTGATGCTGCACGCGGACCCCAGCATCCTGG GGTACTCCCTGCACGGCTCCTCTGGAGAGATCGAGAGCGTGGATGACTACTGA
- the GIGYF1 gene encoding GRB10-interacting GYF protein 1 isoform X1, with translation MAAETLNFGPEWLRALSSGGSVASPPPSPAMPKYKLADYRYGREEMLALYVKENKVPEELQDKEFAAVLQEEPLQPLALEPLTEEEQRNFSLSVNSAAVLRLMGKGAGPSLGSTSRGRGSTRSRGRGRGDSCFYQRSIEEGDGAFGRNPREIQRSQSWDDRGERRFEKSARRDGARSGFEEGGAGPRKEHARSDSENWRSLREEQEEEEEGSWRLGAGPRRDSDRWRSASPDGGPRSAGWREHGERRRKFEFDLRGDRGGCGEEEGRAGGVSSHLRRARGPDGFDDDKDGLPEWCLDDEDEEMGTFDASGAFLPLKKGPKEPIPEEQELDFQGLEEEEDEPSEGLEEEGPEGGGKDVTPLPPQEEKPSSPSPLPALGPLWGASGEGDEAVEKDLPVAEGDDMGGIQLSPGVGSPPGPPGDLEDDEGLKHLQQEAEKLVASLQDSSLEEEQFTAAMQAQGLRHSAAATALPLSHGAARKWFYKDPQGEIQGPFTTQEMAEWFQAGYFSMSLLVKRGCDEGFQPLGEVIKMWGRVPFAPGPSPPPLLGNMDQERLKKQQELAAAALYQQLQHQQFFQLVNSRQLPQCALREKAALGGPPPLSAFLQQLQALKAPRGGDQNLLPTMNRSLSVPDSGSLWDIHTSASSQSGGEASLWDIPVNSSTQGPILEQLQLQHKFQERREVELRAKREEEERKRREEKRRQQQQEEQKRRQEEEELFRRKQVRQQELLLKLLQQQAVATVPVPPAPNSPPPLWAGLAKQGLSMKALLELQLEGERQLHKQPLPREPSRTQAPNHRVQLGGLGSAPLSQWVSEAGPLWGGPDKSGGSSGGPGLWEDTLKSGGSLARSLGLKNSRSSPSLSDSYSHLSGRPVRKKTEEEEKLLKLLQGIPRPQDGFTQWCEQMLHTLSTTGSLDVPMAVAILKEVESPYDVHDYIRSCLGDTLEAKEFAKQFLERRAKQKASQQRQQQQEAWLSSASLQSAFQTNHSAPLGPGEGSKAKRRALMLHADPSILGYSLHGSSGEIESVDDY, from the exons ATGGCAGCAGAGACCCTCAACTTTGGGCCTGAGTG GCTGAGGGCCCTTTCCAGCGGGGGTAGCgtggcctccccacccccatcccccgcCATGCCCAAATACAAGCTGGCCGACTATCGCTACGGGCGAGAGGAGATGCTGGCTCTCTACGTCAAGGAGAACAAG GTCCCAGAGGAGCTGCAGGACAAGGAATTTGCTGCCGTGTTGCAGGAGGAGCCTCTGCAGCCCCTGGCCCTGGAGCCTCTGACTGAGGAGGAGCAG AGGAACTTCTCCCTGTCAGTGAACAGTGCAGCTGTGCTGAGGCTGATGGGAAAGGGGGCTGGGCCCTCCCTCGGCAGCACCTCTCGGGGCAGGGGCAGCACGCGGAGCCGAG GCCGTGGCCGCGGTGACAGTTGCTTTTACCAAAGAAGCATTGAAGAAGGCGATGGGGCCTTTGGACGAAACCCCAGGGAGATCCAGCGTAGCCAGAGTTGGGATGACAG AGGCGAGAGGCGGTTTGAGAAGTCAGCAAGGAGGGATGGAG CCCGATCAGGGTTCGAGGAGGGAGGGGCTGGCCCGAGGAAGGAGCATGCCCGCTCCGACAGTGAGAACTGGCGTTCTCTGCgcgaggagcaggaggaggaggaggagggcagcTGGCGACTTGGGGCTGGACCCCGACGAGACAGCGACCGCTGGCGCTCAGCCAGCCCTG ATGGCGGCCCCCGCTCTGCTGGCTGGCGGGAACACGGGGAGCGGCGTCGCAAGTTTGAGTTTGATCTGCGAGGGGATCGTGGAGGGTGTGGTGAAGAGGAGGGGCGGGCTGGGGGGGTCAGCTCTCACCTCCGGAGGGCCCGAGGGCCCGACGGCTTTGACGACGACAAGGATGGGCTCCCAGAGTGGTGCCTGGATGACGAGGATGAAGAGATGGGCACCTTTGACGCTTCCGGGGCCTTCTTGCCTCTCAAG AAGGGCCCTAAGGAGCCAATTCCTGAGGAGCAGGAGCTGGATTTCCAGGGTCTGGAAGAAGAGGAGGATGAGCCTTCCGAAggcctggaggaggaggggccGGAGGGGG GTGGGAAGGATGTGACCCCACTGCCGCCTCAGGAGGAGAAGCCCAGCTCCCCGTCCCCACTACCTGCCTTGGGCCCCCTCTGGGGAGCCAGTGGGGAAGGTGACGAAGCTGTGGAGAAAGACCTCCCGGTGGCAGAAG gAGATGACATGGGGGGCATCCAGCTGAGTCCTGGGGTGGGCTCACCCCCCGGCCCACCGGGAGATTTGGAAGATGATGAAGGCTTGAAGCACCTGCAGCAG GAGGCGGAGAAGCTGGTGGCCTCCCTGCAGGACAGCTCCCTGGAGGAGGAGCAGTTCACAGCCGCCATGCAGGCCCAGGGCCTGCGCCACTCCGCGGCCGCCACTGCCCTCCCGCTCAGCCATGGCGCAGCCCGCAAGTGGTTCTACAAGGACCCGCAGGGGGAGATCCAAG GCCCcttcacaacacaagagatggcaGAGTGGTTCCAGGCTGGCTATTTCTCAATGTCACTGCTTGTGAAGCGGGGCTGTGATGAGGGCTTCCAACCCCTGGGGGAGGTGATCAAGATGTGGGGTCGCGTGCCCTTTGCCCCAGGGCCCTCACCCCCACCTTTGCTG GGAAACATGGATCAGGAGCGGCTGAAGAAGCAACAGGAGCTGGCAGCGGCCGCCTTGTACCAGCAGCTGCAGCACCAGCAGTTTTTTCAGCTGGTCAACAG CCGCCAGCTCCCTCAGTGTGCGCTCCGGGAAAAGGCAGCTCTGGGAGGCCCGCCGCCGCTCTCGGCCTTCCTGCAGCAGCTCCAGGCTCTCAAGGCCCCCAG AGGTGGGGACCAGAACCTGCTCCCAACGATGAATCGTTCCTTGTCGGTGCCGGATTCGGGCTCCCTGTGGGACATACATACCTCAGCTTCATCACAGTCAG GTGGTGAGGCCAGTCTTTGGGACATACCAGTTAACTCTTCGACTCAGGGTCCAATTCTAGAACAACTCCAGCTGCAGCATAAA TTCCAAGAGCGCAGAGAAGTGGAGCTCAGGGCGAAGCGGGAGGAGGAGGAGCGGAAGCGCCGGGAGGAGAAGCGACGGCAGCAGCAGCAAGAGGAGCAGAAGCGGcgacaggaggaggaggagctgttTCGGCGCAAGCAG GTGCGGCAGCAGGAGCTCCTGCTGAAGCTGTTGCAGCAGCAGGCAGTGGCCACCGTGCCCGTGCCCCCTGCacccaactccccacccccactctgggCTGGCCTGGCCAAGCAGGGCCTCTCCATGAAGGCGCTGCTCGAGCTGCAGCTGGAGGGCGAACGGCAGCTGCACAAGCAGCCCCTGCCTCGGGAGCCATCGCGGACTCAGGCCCCCAACCACCGTGTG CAGCTCGGGGGCCTGGGCAGCGCCCCCCTGTCCCAGTGGGTGTCTGAGGCTGGGCCGCTCTGGGGCGGGCCCGACAAGAGTGGGGGCAGCAGTGGCGGCCCGGGGCTCTGGGAGGACACCCTCAAGAGTGGCGGGAGCCTGGCCCGCAGCCTTGGCCTGAAGAACAGCCGGAGCAGCCCCTCGCTCAG TGACTCGTACAGTCACCTCTCGGGGCGGCCTGTGCGCAAGaagacagaggaggaggagaagctgCTGAAGCTGCTCCAGGGCATCCCCCGGCCCCAGGATGGCTTCACCCAGTGGTGTGAGCAGATGCTGCACACGCTGAGCACCACGGGCAGCCTGGATG TGCCCATGGCCGTAGCGATCCTCAAAGAGGTGGAGTCCCCCTATGACGTCCACGACTATATCCGTTCCTGCCTGGGGGACACGCTGGAAGCCAAAGAATTTGCCAAACAATTCCTGGAGCGGAGGGCCAAGCAGAAAGCCAGccagcagcggcagcagcagcag GAGGCCTGGCTGAGCAGCGCCTCCCTGCAGTCAGCCTTTCAGACCAACCACAGCGCCCCGCTGGGCCCCGGGGAGGGCAGCAAAGCCAAGAGGCGCGCCCTGATGCTGCACGCGGACCCCAGCATCCTGG GGTACTCCCTGCACGGCTCCTCTGGAGAGATCGAGAGCGTGGATGACTACTGA